From Haloarcula sp. CBA1127, a single genomic window includes:
- a CDS encoding DJ-1/PfpI family protein has product MGKDILMIAGDFVEDYEIMVPFQALQMVGHEVDAVCPDKAAEETVKTAIHDFVLNATMADVNPSDYDALVVPGGRAPEYLRTYDEVLDAVQHFFEEDKPVAALCHGPQILAAADVLDGYEMTSYPACRAECEAAGCSWVDEVVTDGNLVTGQAWPDHPEWLAQFMTLLGDDVSHGEPIPADD; this is encoded by the coding sequence ATGGGCAAAGACATTCTCATGATCGCCGGCGATTTCGTCGAGGACTACGAAATAATGGTGCCGTTCCAGGCGCTGCAGATGGTTGGCCACGAGGTCGACGCGGTGTGTCCCGACAAAGCGGCCGAAGAGACAGTTAAGACAGCGATACACGACTTCGTCCTGAACGCGACGATGGCCGACGTAAATCCCAGTGACTACGACGCACTCGTCGTTCCCGGCGGGCGTGCCCCGGAATATCTCCGGACGTACGACGAGGTGCTGGACGCAGTACAGCACTTCTTCGAGGAGGACAAACCGGTCGCAGCGCTGTGTCACGGCCCGCAGATTCTCGCCGCCGCCGACGTGCTCGACGGCTACGAGATGACGTCGTACCCGGCCTGTCGCGCCGAGTGTGAGGCCGCCGGGTGTTCGTGGGTCGACGAAGTGGTCACCGACGGCAACCTCGTCACCGGGCAGGCCTGGCCCGACCATCCCGAGTGGCTCGCACAGTTCATGACGCTCCTTGGCGACGACGTGTCCCACGGCGAGCCGATTCCCGCTGACGACTGA
- a CDS encoding zinc ribbon domain-containing protein has product MPSNTSPQDDDRGCPKCGHTGTDVGSISTTGGGLSKMFDIQTNQFQVVTCTNCGYSELYRDTGSAGSDLADIFLG; this is encoded by the coding sequence ATGCCCTCCAACACTTCACCACAGGACGACGACCGCGGCTGTCCGAAGTGCGGCCACACCGGCACCGACGTGGGTAGCATCTCGACCACCGGCGGCGGCCTTTCAAAGATGTTCGACATCCAGACCAACCAGTTTCAGGTCGTCACGTGTACGAACTGCGGCTACTCGGAACTGTACCGGGACACCGGGTCCGCAGGCAGTGACCTAGCAGACATTTTCCTCGGCTAA
- a CDS encoding MTH865 family protein, with the protein MVDKEDLRSQFVDAFGEADYPISSPMDLVPALPGGPSTKFESGDFSMTAMELNTKLNGEFPYDNVDAFVDDVMASLEDQDLI; encoded by the coding sequence ATGGTTGACAAAGAAGACCTCCGCTCACAGTTCGTTGATGCGTTCGGCGAAGCAGACTACCCGATTTCCAGTCCGATGGACCTCGTTCCGGCACTTCCGGGCGGCCCGTCGACGAAGTTCGAGTCTGGTGACTTCTCGATGACAGCAATGGAACTGAACACGAAGCTCAACGGGGAGTTCCCATACGACAACGTCGACGCGTTCGTCGACGACGTCATGGCCTCGCTCGAAGACCAAGACCTCATCTGA
- a CDS encoding metal-dependent transcriptional regulator, whose product MLSAKMEDYLKAIYRLERDGDPPIAPSTIAEMLDVTAPTVTSMVEKLADRGLVEREKYKGVQTTPEGETVALEIIRHHRLLETFLTEQLGYDWAEVHEEAEVLEHHISEEFERRVAAVLDEPEFDPHGDPIPSDSLDPIDDESATALSEHSEGGRLEVARVRDRDPDELTYLSDAGITPGTVLTVEEVAPIGMVTVQLESGSSVSLPDHIADAIQVRAPDTQGEDGVSQA is encoded by the coding sequence ATGTTGAGTGCCAAGATGGAGGATTATCTGAAGGCCATCTATCGCCTTGAGCGGGACGGCGACCCGCCGATTGCTCCGTCTACTATCGCCGAGATGCTGGACGTTACGGCACCGACGGTCACCAGTATGGTCGAGAAGCTGGCTGACCGCGGGCTGGTCGAACGGGAGAAGTACAAGGGCGTGCAGACAACGCCGGAAGGCGAGACGGTGGCGCTGGAGATTATCCGCCACCACCGCCTGCTTGAGACGTTTCTCACCGAGCAGCTGGGGTACGACTGGGCCGAGGTCCACGAGGAAGCGGAGGTGCTCGAACACCACATCAGCGAGGAGTTCGAGCGCCGGGTCGCGGCTGTCCTCGACGAGCCGGAGTTCGACCCTCACGGGGACCCAATTCCCAGCGACTCGCTGGACCCCATCGACGACGAGTCCGCGACGGCGCTGTCAGAACACAGTGAAGGGGGGCGACTCGAAGTTGCACGGGTCCGGGACCGTGATCCCGACGAACTCACGTATCTCTCCGACGCCGGCATCACGCCGGGGACCGTGTTGACTGTCGAGGAAGTTGCTCCTATCGGGATGGTGACGGTCCAGCTAGAGAGCGGGTCGTCGGTGTCGCTCCCGGACCACATCGCCGACGCGATTCAGGTCCGCGCACCGGATACGCAGGGCGAAGACGGAGTGAGCCAAGCGTGA
- a CDS encoding TMEM165/GDT1 family protein: MSDATWLTVVAIAAGAQLAVLPGEKVQFIIAGLSTRFNPFLVVSAAGTAFAGWTALEIWFGSAITSLLPGIVLESLTAGMFLLFAILLLRSAPAAGAAQQEPASGFTTDGGQLDVRVPVVDWQVPNKLGGFLPIFAMMAFGEFGDKTQLITITLAAQYSAHASAIWTGEMLAIIPVSLANALFFHRFAHRFNLRKAHFVGAGLFLFFAADFALSVTMGFSLWETMISGIAAQMGA, encoded by the coding sequence GTGAGCGACGCGACGTGGCTGACGGTGGTGGCAATAGCAGCCGGTGCGCAGCTCGCGGTCCTTCCCGGCGAGAAAGTCCAGTTCATCATTGCCGGCCTGTCGACGCGGTTCAATCCGTTCCTCGTTGTCAGTGCCGCGGGTACTGCCTTCGCCGGCTGGACGGCGCTTGAAATCTGGTTCGGCTCCGCAATCACATCGCTACTACCCGGTATTGTCCTCGAAAGCCTCACCGCCGGGATGTTCCTGCTGTTCGCGATACTACTGCTCCGTAGTGCCCCGGCAGCCGGCGCAGCGCAACAGGAGCCCGCGTCCGGCTTCACCACTGACGGCGGACAGCTAGACGTTCGCGTTCCCGTCGTCGACTGGCAAGTGCCGAACAAGCTCGGCGGCTTCCTGCCCATCTTCGCGATGATGGCCTTCGGCGAGTTCGGCGACAAGACCCAGCTCATTACAATCACGCTCGCCGCCCAATACAGCGCCCACGCCAGCGCTATCTGGACCGGCGAGATGCTCGCCATCATTCCGGTGAGCCTCGCCAACGCGCTGTTTTTCCACCGGTTCGCTCATCGTTTCAACCTGCGGAAAGCTCACTTCGTCGGCGCAGGGCTGTTCCTGTTTTTCGCCGCGGACTTCGCCCTGAGCGTGACGATGGGGTTCTCGCTGTGGGAAACGATGATCTCGGGTATCGCGGCACAGATGGGCGCCTGA
- a CDS encoding metal ABC transporter permease codes for MTLAFAAGGVYETFVPVLEAWYWLLTQFYHLTGLELINPEYTFMYRAILVGLCVGVIAPLIGTFLVHRQLALIGDALAHTAFAGVAVGLFLNAVLELGVSPYLTAVVVAVIAALLIELISEATDAYNDVSMAIVLSTGFALGTVLISLNAGGLAVGINQYLFGNLSTVSAENAVIMLGLFSVIVGTVALTRNQLLYVTFDETAAAVSGLPVAWYNRIMVMLTALVVVGAMQIMGVILVAAMLVVPVAGATQVSRSFSESLLVSIVLAELAVVLGIGISYYAGATAGGVIVLVAVGIYVLSVVAGKVQQTGAPDETRELDTISQD; via the coding sequence ATGACGCTTGCATTTGCTGCTGGCGGCGTCTACGAGACGTTCGTCCCGGTCCTCGAAGCGTGGTACTGGCTCCTGACACAGTTCTACCATCTGACCGGACTGGAACTCATCAACCCCGAGTACACATTCATGTACCGGGCGATACTCGTCGGGCTGTGCGTCGGCGTCATCGCGCCGTTAATCGGGACCTTCCTCGTCCACCGCCAGCTCGCCCTCATCGGGGACGCACTCGCCCACACGGCCTTCGCTGGTGTCGCTGTCGGGCTGTTTCTCAATGCCGTCCTCGAACTGGGCGTCTCGCCGTATCTCACCGCCGTCGTCGTGGCCGTTATCGCGGCGTTGCTCATCGAACTCATCTCCGAGGCGACCGACGCCTACAACGACGTGTCGATGGCGATTGTCCTCTCGACGGGGTTCGCGCTGGGGACGGTCCTCATCAGCCTCAACGCGGGCGGACTGGCTGTCGGTATCAATCAGTACCTCTTTGGTAACCTCTCGACGGTGTCCGCCGAGAACGCGGTCATCATGCTTGGGCTGTTCAGCGTCATCGTCGGGACGGTCGCGCTCACCCGCAACCAGTTGCTGTACGTCACGTTCGACGAGACCGCCGCCGCCGTCTCCGGACTGCCGGTTGCCTGGTACAACCGGATCATGGTGATGCTGACGGCGCTCGTCGTCGTCGGCGCGATGCAGATCATGGGCGTCATCCTCGTCGCGGCCATGCTGGTCGTTCCGGTCGCCGGCGCGACGCAGGTGTCCCGGAGCTTCTCGGAATCGCTGCTGGTCTCGATTGTACTGGCCGAACTCGCCGTCGTACTGGGGATCGGTATCTCGTACTACGCCGGTGCGACAGCCGGCGGCGTCATCGTTCTCGTCGCAGTGGGGATCTATGTCCTCTCAGTGGTTGCCGGGAAAGTCCAACAGACGGGTGCGCCGGATGAGACGCGGGAACTCGACACTATCAGCCAGGACTGA
- a CDS encoding metal ABC transporter ATP-binding protein, translating to MTMRSPHRDGADEATTEPNESRPAVVELTDVSFGYTSTPVVEDISVSIDAGEYVAVVGPNGSGKSTLMQLLLGLLEPDSGTAELFGVDATAFDDGARVGYVAQRAGTSREMPITVREVVKMGRFPHVGFGRLSAADWRIVDRAIDTVGMSAFADRRITQLSGGQRQRAFIARALAGEADLLVLDEPTVGVDTESVDAFYGLLESLHDNGITVLLIEHDLQAVIEHAERVICLNREIYFDGPSAEFTDSAALSRAFGTGAQTLTGGNR from the coding sequence ATGACGATGCGTTCACCCCATCGAGACGGTGCCGACGAGGCGACGACCGAACCAAACGAGAGCAGGCCAGCCGTCGTCGAACTCACAGATGTATCATTCGGGTACACGTCTACGCCCGTCGTTGAAGACATCAGTGTCAGTATCGACGCCGGGGAGTACGTCGCCGTGGTCGGCCCGAACGGCTCCGGCAAGTCAACGCTCATGCAGTTGTTGCTCGGGCTTCTAGAACCGGACAGCGGAACTGCGGAGCTGTTTGGCGTCGACGCGACGGCGTTCGACGACGGGGCCAGAGTCGGCTACGTCGCACAGCGTGCCGGGACGAGCCGGGAGATGCCCATAACGGTCCGCGAAGTGGTGAAGATGGGCCGGTTCCCACACGTCGGGTTCGGGCGTCTCTCTGCGGCCGATTGGCGTATCGTCGACAGAGCCATCGACACAGTTGGGATGTCGGCGTTCGCCGACCGGCGAATCACCCAGCTCTCTGGCGGGCAGCGCCAGCGGGCATTCATCGCCCGGGCGCTGGCGGGTGAAGCCGACCTGCTCGTTCTGGATGAACCGACCGTCGGCGTGGACACCGAATCGGTCGACGCCTTCTACGGACTGCTCGAATCGCTCCACGACAACGGCATCACTGTCCTGCTCATCGAACACGACCTGCAGGCCGTCATCGAACACGCGGAGCGCGTCATCTGCCTGAACCGCGAGATATACTTCGACGGGCCGTCGGCGGAATTCACCGACAGCGCGGCGCTGTCCAGAGCGTTCGGGACGGGTGCGCAGACGCTGACCGGAGGCAACCGATGA
- a CDS encoding metal ABC transporter substrate-binding protein has protein sequence MATNQPCDDQTYRVTRRQALSAGAGVLASGFAGCLTGGGTEAGSNSSDSTSGADGPVAVASFFSFYDFARKVARGTPITVKNLIPTGLHGHGWEPDAGITRDIIDADAFIHVGPDFQPWADRAIQTLKDDNVDTELINVREGIELESLAASLDRDEEGVGQDRASDPHFWLDPQRAKQSVNNITEGLVALAPDAEDTLRDNAETYNADVLDRIDADYADIFDRADRNVVQLAAHNAFQYIGSRYGVEMRPLVVNLAASGDVKPTDITEAKAVIEDNDIRYIGAGVFETRKPAKQLLAETPVEAYYPVTPYAGVREEWVENGWGYEEIAYQINMPTFEVVLGNMAPEDAGPDGWSEEWRNFE, from the coding sequence ATGGCAACCAACCAACCCTGCGATGATCAGACGTATAGAGTCACCCGCAGGCAGGCACTCAGTGCCGGGGCGGGAGTCCTTGCATCCGGCTTTGCTGGCTGTCTGACCGGCGGCGGGACGGAAGCGGGATCGAATAGCAGCGACAGTACCAGCGGTGCGGACGGACCGGTCGCGGTCGCGTCGTTCTTTAGTTTCTACGACTTCGCCCGCAAGGTCGCACGCGGGACGCCGATAACGGTCAAGAACCTTATCCCGACCGGACTACACGGCCACGGCTGGGAACCGGACGCCGGGATCACGCGAGATATCATCGACGCGGACGCGTTCATCCACGTCGGCCCAGACTTCCAGCCGTGGGCTGACCGCGCGATTCAGACGCTCAAAGACGACAACGTCGATACCGAACTCATCAACGTCCGCGAGGGTATCGAACTCGAATCGCTCGCGGCGAGTCTCGACCGCGACGAAGAAGGCGTTGGACAGGATAGGGCCAGCGACCCTCATTTCTGGCTTGACCCGCAACGCGCGAAACAGTCGGTCAACAATATTACCGAGGGGCTGGTCGCGCTCGCACCGGACGCCGAAGATACGCTTCGGGACAACGCCGAGACGTACAACGCGGACGTTCTCGACCGCATCGACGCGGACTACGCCGATATTTTCGACCGGGCCGACAGGAACGTGGTCCAGCTCGCGGCGCACAACGCCTTCCAGTACATCGGCTCGCGGTACGGCGTTGAGATGCGCCCGCTCGTGGTCAACCTCGCAGCCAGCGGTGACGTGAAACCCACGGACATCACTGAGGCGAAAGCGGTCATTGAGGACAACGACATCCGGTACATCGGGGCCGGCGTCTTCGAGACGCGCAAGCCTGCAAAGCAGCTACTCGCCGAGACACCGGTCGAAGCCTACTACCCCGTGACACCGTATGCTGGCGTCCGTGAGGAGTGGGTCGAAAACGGCTGGGGGTACGAAGAAATCGCCTATCAAATAAATATGCCGACGTTCGAGGTCGTTCTGGGCAATATGGCACCTGAAGACGCGGGCCCCGACGGCTGGAGCGAGGAATGGCGGAACTTCGAATAA
- a CDS encoding Lrp/AsnC family transcriptional regulator: protein MPGLDDTDHEILRLLLEDARRPYSDIAERVDLSAPAVSDRVDRLVEMGLIQGFTVDVDRSLLQAGVPVLIEVDAKPGRATDIAGAVSDADTVERVYRTAGGRVVLAATVPQSDASELLAEHVDLGDVNRYEVRMIADSEWTAGLGAAEFAPDCAECGNSVDEEGEQRTLDGERHYFCCGSCAQRFVDQYESLKDGA, encoded by the coding sequence ATGCCCGGACTCGACGACACGGACCACGAAATCCTCCGATTGCTGCTCGAAGACGCCAGACGGCCCTACAGCGACATCGCCGAACGAGTAGATCTCTCGGCCCCTGCGGTCTCCGACCGCGTCGACCGACTCGTCGAAATGGGACTGATACAGGGGTTTACTGTCGATGTCGACCGCTCGCTGTTACAGGCCGGCGTACCCGTTCTGATCGAAGTAGATGCGAAACCGGGTCGGGCCACCGATATCGCCGGGGCGGTCAGCGACGCCGACACCGTCGAGCGGGTCTATCGAACCGCTGGCGGCCGGGTCGTGCTGGCGGCGACCGTTCCTCAGTCCGACGCGAGCGAACTCCTCGCCGAACACGTCGACCTTGGGGACGTGAACCGCTACGAGGTGCGGATGATTGCGGACAGCGAGTGGACCGCCGGGCTGGGTGCGGCGGAGTTCGCGCCCGACTGTGCGGAGTGTGGCAATAGTGTCGATGAAGAAGGCGAGCAGCGCACGCTCGACGGAGAGCGGCACTACTTCTGCTGTGGCTCCTGTGCACAGCGGTTCGTCGACCAGTACGAGTCGCTGAAAGATGGTGCCTGA